The following proteins come from a genomic window of Trifolium pratense cultivar HEN17-A07 linkage group LG4, ARS_RC_1.1, whole genome shotgun sequence:
- the LOC123919857 gene encoding fructose-bisphosphate aldolase, cytoplasmic isozyme 1, with product MSAFVGKYADELIKNAKYIATPGKGILAADESTGTIGKRLSSINVENIEANRQALRELLFTSPNALQYLSGVILFEETLYQNSSDGKPFVEILQENNVIPGIKVDKGVVELAGTNGETTTQGFDSLGARCQQYYKAGARFAKWRAVLKIGPNEPSELSIQQNAQGLARYAIICQENGLVPIVEPEILTDGSHDIAKCAAVTETVLAAVYKALNDQHVLLEGTLLKPNMVTPGSDSPKVSPEVIGEYTVNALRRTVPPAVPGIVFLSGGQSEEQATLNLDAMNKLDVVKPWTLSFSFGRALQQSTLKTWAGKKENVGKAQEVFLTRCKSNSEATLGKYGGGSGTGLASESLYVKDYKY from the exons ATGTCTGCCTTTGTTGGAAAGTATGCAG ATGAGCTTATCAAGAATGCCAAGTACATAGCCACCCCTGGCAAGGGTATCTTGGCAGCTGATGAGAGCACTGGCACCATTGGCAAGCGTCTATCAAGCATCAACGTTGAGAATATCGAGGCCAACCGTCAAGCCCTTCGTGAACTTCTCTTCACTTCTCCCAATGCACTCCAATACCTCTCCGGCGTCATCCTCTTTGAGGAAACTCTTTACCAGAACTCCTCTGATGGGAAGCCTTTTGTTGAAATCCTTCAAGAGAACAATGTCATACCAGGCATCAAAGTTGACAAGGGTGTTGTTGAATTGGCCGGAACAAATGGTGAAACAACAACACAAGGCTTTGACTCTCTTGGAGCTAGATGCCAACAGTACTACAAGGCTGGAGCGCGATTTGCCAAGTGGCGTGCGGTACTCAAGATTGGCCCTAATGAGCCCTCTGAGTTGTCTATCCAGCAAAATGCACAGGGCTTGGCTCGTTATGCCATCATTTGCCAGGAGAATGGCCTTGTGCCTATTGTTGAGCCTGAGATTTTAACAGATGGGTCTCACGACATCGCCAAATGCGCTGCTGTTACTGAAACCGTGCTTGCAGCCGTCTACAAGGCACTGAATGATCAACATGTCCTTCTTGAAGGAACTCTTCTCAAGCCCAACATGGTTACCCCCGGTTCTGACAGCCCAAAG GTATCACCTGAGGTGATTGGTGAGTACACAGTTAATGCGTTACGCAGAACTGTCCCACCAGCAGTACCAGGGATTGTATTTCTGTCAGGTGGACAAAGTGAAGAACAGGCTACACTGAACCTCGATGCAATGAACAAACTAGATGTTGTGAAGCCATGGACTCTTTCATTCTCATTTGGGAGGGCACTGCAGCAAAGCACACTCAAGACATGGgctggaaagaaagaaaatgttgGCAAAGCTCAAGAGGTGTTTCTGACAAGATGCAAGTCCAATTCTGAGGCTACTCTTGGAAAGTATGGTGGTGGGAGTGGAACTGGGTTGGCTTCTGAGAGTTTATATGTTAAGGATTACAAGTATTAG